The genomic segment CCGGTGCAGCATAAGCACCTCGGCGTTGTCTCATGTTGCGTGTGACGTCACTGGACTAGCTGTAGAAATTCACTAGACTtaaccggtgtgaaaaatagtGCACAGGGATGTTTGGACCATATCATtaacatggttcattatcccggtgagggataatgtgggataattttaaactggTTTAGTCTAAAGAAAGAAATAGTCGAAACTAAAGAATAAGTCGGAATCAGTCGAGCCGTTTCGGAGACAACCTGTAACAAAGATTTCTATTTTGCTTTTATAGTATAGATAATGGATGTGAtgaacacaataataacaataataataacaaataatgtttttacataGTAAATCATAaggaattatttaattttaatgaagtcaaaacaaaaccataatatagtatatagtattaataatacaatattcataaacaATCAATTAAACTGtgacattcaaaataattgtttcaataattataacataataaaatatacaaattaatatttgcagatttattatagtttaaaactcAAAAGACAGAactgtttaaattattgatggTTTTGAGAATATTCTTGATGAAatcattgacaaaataatagtCAAACTGTTAAAAAATGTGATATTAAACTACAGTCAAAGcttttatataagttatgatTTCAGACTAAGcaacaaacaatacaaatttaagtatatattttgatatttagcCAACAGATTAGGACAAAatagcaaattaaaataatttatgagaaGAAGCCTTACTCTTATAGTAGTTCATTGAatgatagaataataataataataataataataaaaaataatgtactctACGAGTAAATCATGCCAATAATAgccaacttaaaaatattactgcaATCCATAAGAAAAGTTTTGATAAGTATTGATCATCTTGTTGTAGTTGACTACCAACTGgaactaattaaatttatcaaaattaatccattattgaaatattaagaactaaaaaatgtaattgttatttaCTTACTTCCGTGTGGAGGATCAGTGGACAATAATAACCAACTAAAAAGGAATTCTCCTATTCCAAAATGGAACGAATCCTGAAAGAATTAAAACCATTTTCACATGAAAAtgagaaataaaattttttatgataatgacTCACGGTATCATCGTCTTCAGNNNNNNNNNNNNN from the Acyrthosiphon pisum isolate AL4f chromosome X, pea_aphid_22Mar2018_4r6ur, whole genome shotgun sequence genome contains:
- the LOC107883806 gene encoding E3 ubiquitin-protein ligase RNF185-like, which translates into the protein MALSVVSDDDTDSFHFGIGEFLFSWLLLSTDPPHGIPVGSQLQQDDQYLSKLFLWIAVIFLSWLLLA